In Festucalex cinctus isolate MCC-2025b chromosome 5, RoL_Fcin_1.0, whole genome shotgun sequence, a single genomic region encodes these proteins:
- the LOC144018688 gene encoding leukemia inhibitory factor receptor-like isoform X2 → MPQLQCSRWPVWLICCLLSVVHTHALNDLTIPQQVKLAPDMKTQQISISWLGGSAATYDAIILRTELNETVFYDSLHATLNQTTGRYEWNWTSAEPLECTSLSVQIRSREGTLTSEWSEAQILQGNDLPTNEKFQMYPQDRIVRAGHSTTFCCIVAEGRIFGSMHYGNAAVNATRLSRRSYSVTVTHQVPSNRTGTNVICKSKEKNKLSGAVVFVGYPPLLSDFQCETRDLMSAVCQWKEARDTRLYGRRRTIYSLNNRKCEEASQVENLRTCSAVQWESNWTLEAVNPLGRDSALDSAEIRHRVYPVAPANLSAVINAWNATLQWNWDYTSYISLPLVCQVELRSHGSKAKRTFTGVGLTTVRLLELYPNEEYNIKVRCGAQQNFWKWGNWSQPITIKTNMDVPDQLDVWMLINNDNSGQIIWKPLTARESHGPITSYEVTLWSPNENLQHTEMLPPDTFMLPINLTRISAFTNGNQVMAAVVAKNAAGDSLPASVTIPLRVAERCERLVYMDRGFPLAWQDDTNSSCGYVIEWHDAHCQQDCQVEWNRVATGSTNTSIESANFQPGVKYNISLFSCSSELLQCWQGYMQELAPSGAVSHLLISQQDSDVFLTWEAIPAATRRGYILGYNVYLRNDSQFMLLANLSGQGNRKYTVKGLSKGSYKFTVKAYTSAGEDTGATTSITVEQLADWLILEMLASLGSLALLLSIVTFLCYKKRKWVKTAFYPDIPQPKLNDDWTRTQGPLDVRPSPHNLVHVVEKPELDSLKEVLVVIPEEDEEEEDQLMGDEPLDTDEPTSLRYYNQMVDERPIRPRYPDSSDSSSSSMDSGQTDVTYTGIQTSGSCLVFHTDQPGSSEVEMAAGGGGYRPQRQPAASSDNSCPVPPPSSHDPQAVCSGGYKPQRSWNLDSPGEAEERDCLAPCLGSPTSVASTQFLLHDGESEDGEGKRPLSTSAAGWFSNLLSSAKP, encoded by the exons ATGCCTCAGTTACAATGCAGCCGCTGGCCTGTCTGGCTCATCTGTTGCCTCCTTTCAGTGGTTCACACTCATGCTCTAAATG ACCTGACCATACCCCAGCAGGTAAAACTGGCACCCGATATGAAAACGCAGCAAATATCCATATCCTGGCTGGGGGGCAGCGCCGCGACGTATGATGCCATCATCCTCAGGACGGAACTCAATGAAACAGTCTTCTAT GATTCGCTGCATGCGACTCTAAACCAGACGACCGGTCGGTACGAGTGGAATTGGACTTCAGCAGAACCTCTTGAATGTACCTCCTTGTCTGTCCAAATCCGATCCAGAGAGGGGACGCTGACGAGTGAATGGAGCGAAGCGCAGATCCTCCAAG GAAACGATCTGCCCACCAATGAGAAATTCCAGATGTACCCCCAGGATAGAATCGTGCGTGCGGGTCACAGCACCACCTTCTGCTGCATTGTGGCGGAAGGGCGGATCTTCGGTTCGATGCATTACGGCAACGCAGCCGTGAACGCCACGCGGCTGAGTCGGCGGAGTTACAGCGTCACAGTAACTCATCAGGTGCCGTCAAACAGGACAGGGACCAATGTCATCTGCAAGagcaaggaaaaaaacaagCTGTCGGGAGCCGTGGTCTTTGTTGGAT ATCCTCCTCTACTCAGCGATTTTCAGTGCGAGACTCGAGATTTGATGTCGGCCGTGTGCCAGTGGAAAGAAGCGCGAGACACACGATTGTACGGCAGACGGCGAACAATCTACTCGCTGAACAACAG gaaATGTGAGGAGGCCTCCCAGGTAGAAAATTTGAGGACGTGTAGTGCAGTGCAGTGGGAGAGCAACTGGACGCTGGAAGCTGTGAATCCTCTCGGCCGGGACAGTGCGTTGGATTCAGCTGAAATCCGACACAGAG TGTACCCGGTGGCACCTGCGAACCTGAGCGCTGTCATCAATGCTTGGAATGCCACCTTGCAGTGGAATTGGGATTATACCAGCTATATTTCCCTGCCGCTTGTCTGCCAGGTGGAGCTCAGGTCacatggcagcaaagcaaag CGCACCTTCACAGGGGTCGGTCTGACGACGGTGCGGCTTTTGGAGCTTTATCCCAATGAGGAGTACAACATTAAAGTCCGCTGTGGTGCCCAGCAGAATTTCTGGAAGTGGGGAAACTGGAGCCAACCCATTACTATCAAAACAAATATGGATG TTCCAGATCAGCTCGATGTGTGGATGCTTATCAACAATGACAACTCTGGTCAGATCATTTGGaag CCTCTAACAGCCCGAGAAAGCCACGGTCCAATCACATCTTACGAAGTGACGCTCTGGAGCCCCAACGAGAACCTGCAGCACACTGAAATGCTTCCTCCTGACACTTTTATGCTGCCAATCAACCTCACACGAATCTCCGCCTTCACCAATGGCAACCAAGTCATGGCTGCTGTCGTTGCCAAGAACGCTGCCGGGGATTCGCTGCCCGCAAGTGTAACTATACCTCTACGTGTCGCAG AGAGGTGCGAGAGGTTGGTCTATATGGACAGAGGTTTCCCCCTGGCCTGGCAGGATGACACCAACTCCAGCTGCGGTTATGTCATAGAGTGGCACGATGCCCACTGCCAGCAGGACTGCCAGGTGGAGTGGAACAGGGTGGCAACGGGAAGCACAAATACTTCCATTGAGTCAG CCAACTTCCAGCCAGGTGTGAAGTACAACATCTCCCTGTTCAGCTGCTCCTCAGAGCTGCTGCAGTGCTGGCAGGGCTACATGCAGGAACTTG CTCCCTCCGGAGCCGTCTCGCACCTGCTCATCAGTCAGCAGGACTCGGATGTTTTCTTGACGTGGGAAGCCATACCGGCGGCCACCAGGAGAGGATACATCTTGGGCTACAACGTTTACCTCAGAAATGACTCCCAGTTTATGCTACTAG CCAATCTATCTGGCCAAGGAAACAGGAAGTACACGGTTAAGGGTCTCTCCAAGGGCTCCTATAAATTCACAGTCAAAGCCTACACTTCAGCAGGCGAGGACACAGGCGCCACCACTTCCATCACAGTGGAGCAGTTAG CTGATTGGCTCATCCTGGAAATGCTGGCATCTCTGGGATCTCTCGCATTATTGCTATCCATTGTCACCTTCCTTTGCTATAAGAAACGAAAATG GGTAAAGACGGCCTTCTATCCAGACATACCGCAGCCCAAATTGAATGATGACTGGACCAGGACACAG GGTCCGCTGGATGTGAGGCCATCGCCCCACAACCTGGTCCATGTTGTAGAAAAGCCCGAATTGGACTCATTGAAAGAAGTGTTGGTGGTCATTCCcgaagaggatgaggaggaagaggatcaGTTGATGGGAGACGAGCCACTCGACACAGATGAGCCGACGTCATTACGCTACTACAACCAAATGGTTGACGAGCGCCCCATAAGGCCACGTTATCCAGACTCTTCGGACTCCTCTTCGTCTTCAATGGACTCCGGGCAAACCGATGTGACTTACACGGGAATCCAAACTTCAGGGTCATGTCTGGTCTTCCACACGGATCAACCGGGTTCGTCTGAGGTCGAAATGGCAGCCGGTGGAGGTGGTTACCGTCCTCAGAGGCAACCTGCAGCGTCAAGCGACAACTCGTGCCCGGTTCCGCCGCCGTCTTCCCACGATCCCCAAGCTGTCTGCTCCGGAGGTTACAAACCGCAACGCTCTTGGAATTTGGACTCGCCCGGGGAGGCTGAGGAGCGGGACTGCTTGGCCCCCTGTTTGGGCTCACCCACTTCAGTGGCTTCCACTCAGTTCCTCCTCCATGACGGCGAGTCAGAGGACGGCGAGGGGAAACGTCCGCTCTCTACTTCCGCGGCAGGCTGGTTCAGCAACCTGCTGTCCTCTGCAAAACCATGA
- the LOC144018688 gene encoding leukemia inhibitory factor receptor-like isoform X1 → MPQLQCSRWPVWLICCLLSVVHTHALNDLTIPQQVKLAPDMKTQQISISWLGGSAATYDAIILRTELNETVFYDSLHATLNQTTGRYEWNWTSAEPLECTSLSVQIRSREGTLTSEWSEAQILQGNDLPTNEKFQMYPQDRIVRAGHSTTFCCIVAEGRIFGSMHYGNAAVNATRLSRRSYSVTVTHQVPSNRTGTNVICKSKEKNKLSGAVVFVGYPPLLSDFQCETRDLMSAVCQWKEARDTRLYGRRRTIYSLNNRKCEEASQVENLRTCSAVQWESNWTLEAVNPLGRDSALDSAEIRHRVYPVAPANLSAVINAWNATLQWNWDYTSYISLPLVCQVELRSHGSKAKRTFTGVGLTTVRLLELYPNEEYNIKVRCGAQQNFWKWGNWSQPITIKTNMDVPDQLDVWMLINNDNSGQIIWKPLTARESHGPITSYEVTLWSPNENLQHTEMLPPDTFMLPINLTRISAFTNGNQVMAAVVAKNAAGDSLPASVTIPLRVAVERCERLVYMDRGFPLAWQDDTNSSCGYVIEWHDAHCQQDCQVEWNRVATGSTNTSIESANFQPGVKYNISLFSCSSELLQCWQGYMQELAPSGAVSHLLISQQDSDVFLTWEAIPAATRRGYILGYNVYLRNDSQFMLLANLSGQGNRKYTVKGLSKGSYKFTVKAYTSAGEDTGATTSITVEQLADWLILEMLASLGSLALLLSIVTFLCYKKRKWVKTAFYPDIPQPKLNDDWTRTQGPLDVRPSPHNLVHVVEKPELDSLKEVLVVIPEEDEEEEDQLMGDEPLDTDEPTSLRYYNQMVDERPIRPRYPDSSDSSSSSMDSGQTDVTYTGIQTSGSCLVFHTDQPGSSEVEMAAGGGGYRPQRQPAASSDNSCPVPPPSSHDPQAVCSGGYKPQRSWNLDSPGEAEERDCLAPCLGSPTSVASTQFLLHDGESEDGEGKRPLSTSAAGWFSNLLSSAKP, encoded by the exons ATGCCTCAGTTACAATGCAGCCGCTGGCCTGTCTGGCTCATCTGTTGCCTCCTTTCAGTGGTTCACACTCATGCTCTAAATG ACCTGACCATACCCCAGCAGGTAAAACTGGCACCCGATATGAAAACGCAGCAAATATCCATATCCTGGCTGGGGGGCAGCGCCGCGACGTATGATGCCATCATCCTCAGGACGGAACTCAATGAAACAGTCTTCTAT GATTCGCTGCATGCGACTCTAAACCAGACGACCGGTCGGTACGAGTGGAATTGGACTTCAGCAGAACCTCTTGAATGTACCTCCTTGTCTGTCCAAATCCGATCCAGAGAGGGGACGCTGACGAGTGAATGGAGCGAAGCGCAGATCCTCCAAG GAAACGATCTGCCCACCAATGAGAAATTCCAGATGTACCCCCAGGATAGAATCGTGCGTGCGGGTCACAGCACCACCTTCTGCTGCATTGTGGCGGAAGGGCGGATCTTCGGTTCGATGCATTACGGCAACGCAGCCGTGAACGCCACGCGGCTGAGTCGGCGGAGTTACAGCGTCACAGTAACTCATCAGGTGCCGTCAAACAGGACAGGGACCAATGTCATCTGCAAGagcaaggaaaaaaacaagCTGTCGGGAGCCGTGGTCTTTGTTGGAT ATCCTCCTCTACTCAGCGATTTTCAGTGCGAGACTCGAGATTTGATGTCGGCCGTGTGCCAGTGGAAAGAAGCGCGAGACACACGATTGTACGGCAGACGGCGAACAATCTACTCGCTGAACAACAG gaaATGTGAGGAGGCCTCCCAGGTAGAAAATTTGAGGACGTGTAGTGCAGTGCAGTGGGAGAGCAACTGGACGCTGGAAGCTGTGAATCCTCTCGGCCGGGACAGTGCGTTGGATTCAGCTGAAATCCGACACAGAG TGTACCCGGTGGCACCTGCGAACCTGAGCGCTGTCATCAATGCTTGGAATGCCACCTTGCAGTGGAATTGGGATTATACCAGCTATATTTCCCTGCCGCTTGTCTGCCAGGTGGAGCTCAGGTCacatggcagcaaagcaaag CGCACCTTCACAGGGGTCGGTCTGACGACGGTGCGGCTTTTGGAGCTTTATCCCAATGAGGAGTACAACATTAAAGTCCGCTGTGGTGCCCAGCAGAATTTCTGGAAGTGGGGAAACTGGAGCCAACCCATTACTATCAAAACAAATATGGATG TTCCAGATCAGCTCGATGTGTGGATGCTTATCAACAATGACAACTCTGGTCAGATCATTTGGaag CCTCTAACAGCCCGAGAAAGCCACGGTCCAATCACATCTTACGAAGTGACGCTCTGGAGCCCCAACGAGAACCTGCAGCACACTGAAATGCTTCCTCCTGACACTTTTATGCTGCCAATCAACCTCACACGAATCTCCGCCTTCACCAATGGCAACCAAGTCATGGCTGCTGTCGTTGCCAAGAACGCTGCCGGGGATTCGCTGCCCGCAAGTGTAACTATACCTCTACGTGTCGCAG TAGAGAGGTGCGAGAGGTTGGTCTATATGGACAGAGGTTTCCCCCTGGCCTGGCAGGATGACACCAACTCCAGCTGCGGTTATGTCATAGAGTGGCACGATGCCCACTGCCAGCAGGACTGCCAGGTGGAGTGGAACAGGGTGGCAACGGGAAGCACAAATACTTCCATTGAGTCAG CCAACTTCCAGCCAGGTGTGAAGTACAACATCTCCCTGTTCAGCTGCTCCTCAGAGCTGCTGCAGTGCTGGCAGGGCTACATGCAGGAACTTG CTCCCTCCGGAGCCGTCTCGCACCTGCTCATCAGTCAGCAGGACTCGGATGTTTTCTTGACGTGGGAAGCCATACCGGCGGCCACCAGGAGAGGATACATCTTGGGCTACAACGTTTACCTCAGAAATGACTCCCAGTTTATGCTACTAG CCAATCTATCTGGCCAAGGAAACAGGAAGTACACGGTTAAGGGTCTCTCCAAGGGCTCCTATAAATTCACAGTCAAAGCCTACACTTCAGCAGGCGAGGACACAGGCGCCACCACTTCCATCACAGTGGAGCAGTTAG CTGATTGGCTCATCCTGGAAATGCTGGCATCTCTGGGATCTCTCGCATTATTGCTATCCATTGTCACCTTCCTTTGCTATAAGAAACGAAAATG GGTAAAGACGGCCTTCTATCCAGACATACCGCAGCCCAAATTGAATGATGACTGGACCAGGACACAG GGTCCGCTGGATGTGAGGCCATCGCCCCACAACCTGGTCCATGTTGTAGAAAAGCCCGAATTGGACTCATTGAAAGAAGTGTTGGTGGTCATTCCcgaagaggatgaggaggaagaggatcaGTTGATGGGAGACGAGCCACTCGACACAGATGAGCCGACGTCATTACGCTACTACAACCAAATGGTTGACGAGCGCCCCATAAGGCCACGTTATCCAGACTCTTCGGACTCCTCTTCGTCTTCAATGGACTCCGGGCAAACCGATGTGACTTACACGGGAATCCAAACTTCAGGGTCATGTCTGGTCTTCCACACGGATCAACCGGGTTCGTCTGAGGTCGAAATGGCAGCCGGTGGAGGTGGTTACCGTCCTCAGAGGCAACCTGCAGCGTCAAGCGACAACTCGTGCCCGGTTCCGCCGCCGTCTTCCCACGATCCCCAAGCTGTCTGCTCCGGAGGTTACAAACCGCAACGCTCTTGGAATTTGGACTCGCCCGGGGAGGCTGAGGAGCGGGACTGCTTGGCCCCCTGTTTGGGCTCACCCACTTCAGTGGCTTCCACTCAGTTCCTCCTCCATGACGGCGAGTCAGAGGACGGCGAGGGGAAACGTCCGCTCTCTACTTCCGCGGCAGGCTGGTTCAGCAACCTGCTGTCCTCTGCAAAACCATGA